CGTGACACACCATATTGCATGCTTTACAAATTACAGAACTGTTATTTCACTCTGTGTCAATAGTCCATTAACAAAGGTATggtttttgaatttaattttactagGTGATATaagttctttatttttcaaGATTTTGCTGGGTGATAATTAATGTTAAGGGTTATAAGTTGATTGGTATCATGTGTTGTGATCATAGAATAGGGTACTTTGGCATGGTTGTATTTTAGGTTTTATGTCACAGTTATATTCTGTTTGTAATGGTTGACATCCTAAgaatattttgtgaataaatgtGATTGATGATATAATAGCAGTTGCCATCACATAGCTTTTTGTTTTGGCCGAAATATAAGCATAAACAGTATTTAAACCCATGCTTAGAAGGGTTAAGAATGAATGATGTAGTCGGTTCAGATGTTGTATAGCGCGGAAAATGGAATAAGAGAATTGGAGAATTTATGATTGtttgaaaaaactattttatatagagttttactttataattaatttggagTTTTGGTTCATTTTTCTTGAATTGTACATACttattgaatttggattttCGCAAcgatattatgattttaaaaattttaaattttcaatcgTAATTGTGGCATCCTGGGATGTGACTTTTTTGTATTAGAgtcagatttttgaaaaaactttTAGGACTTTTGATGAGTGAGTTCGTCTAACTTTTGTTGTAAGACTTTAAGGCATGTGTAAGTGTATGATTGTATGGAATACatgtgtatgtatatgtatgacTGTGTGGATTGCATGTGTATATATGAATGTGTGGATTGGTTTTAAGACTTTTGTGAAGGAATCTAATGTTGTATACGATTTGGTAATCCATGTGTGAATTGTTCTAGAACTAATTCAATTTATTGTGAATCTATGTAGTTTGTTGTTTGCACGATGAGAATATTTGTAGAGTCTTTCTTGCTATCTATAGTTGAGAATAGattgtagtttttgttttgtatgatACATTGGGCAATTTGTTGTGATGTTCTTTTGAtctgttaaaaaattaatgttgttattgtattatgaaaatttgtaattatttttggaGAGTACTTCAAGTTTTGAATGGTGTATGTTTCCTTATAAGTGCAATTTTCGGGGTCAAAAATTCTTTAGAGAAGAAGTCTTAGAAATAAGGTAGTCTTGTAACTTTGGTGTTTTTGTTCAGAGGTTAGTGTTATTTAGTGCACACCTTTTTTTTAGAACATGATTGCTatgttatagaaaaaaaaaaggtcttTTGCCTTTTATTAATTAGGTGCAACAAGTTAAAATAGGGGGTGTAAAGAGAAAAGGAATACAAATTAACCAATGTgggaatataataaaaagatattatataaatatttttaaagatttagTTGTTGATATCTTAAAAAgtagttaaaagaaaataggagatataattttaagattagaaaagatattattattagaaaagatattattagatattgttagatattctaaaagatattattggatattcttatataattaattaaaaaaaaatatatatatatatagatatatatatatatatatatattgagatattattatatataattagatattatgggtagataataataatatatattattgatagacttatcataattaattagaaaaaaaaatattaaaatagaagatATTAGAgacttatcataattaattaagttaaagataaatttaatttatgttatctatatcttttatcttagttGGTTGTTATTTCTCCTTATGggcttttattataaatatagtctTATggacttttattataaatagagtctTATGGgcctttattataaatagagttatGTGTATATTCtacataagaaaaattaatctcatatataGTTGTCATTATATTAGACACCTACTAACTATATAGAAATTCTGGCTATTAGGAaaataaagagagagagagaaacgttcttagagagaagaaaaggatTGACCGTAAAAAAACCCTTAGTGCAAAGGGAGATTTCTTATGATCCTTGAGAGTGTAGATAAAGCCTTAGTATTGGCTAAGGTAAGGAGAACTTATATTCTTGATTTGTTACGTTCTTGATTTGTTATGTTATTGATTTGTTAAGGTCTTGATTtgttgtataatatttttttcattaaatttattatttaagtaattattttttaaacttaaataactagttataataaaagaatCATCTCCatcattaaataattatctatattaaaatgataaaactgatttatctttaaaattatcttttcacaaaagattttttataatttaataatactctttattttaataatttttataataataaatattttagctaagagaaaaaaagtgacACAAGACTCACGCTTCctctttaatatataaagaaaaactttCTGTCATGTAATATATCGCTTTGGGGACGCAGAGACTATTTTCTGAGTGGCCATAAGATACGTGACATACCATATTGGATGCATTATAAATTACAGAAGTGTTATTTCACTCCGTGTCAATAGTCCATTAACAAAGGTATggtttttgaatttaatttttctaggtgatataattgatttttcaaGATTTTGCTGGGTGATGATTACTGTTAAGACTTATAAGTGGATTGGTCTGTGATCATAGAATAGGATATTCTGGCGTGGTTGTATTTTAGGTTTTAAATTACAGTTACATTTTCTTTGTAATGGTTGACATCCTAAGAAACTTTTGTGAATAAATGTGATGGATGATGTAGTAGCAGTTGCCGCCTTTTGTTTTGGCCGAAATATCGGCATAAACAGTATTTAAACCCATGCTTAGAGGGGTTAAGAATTGAAGCGTGGTTGGGAAATTTCAGTGGGTATTTGCACTAGTGAGACGTGATCCAGAAGTTTATCTGGTATTTGTAAGTGAGTATTGGGTTGGATTGGCTTAGCCATCCAAATACCATATTGCTTTTGATGAATGCTGATGCCCTGAGCCATTGCGTATGCTAAGACTGTTGTAGAAAATACTAGACATTTCACATTATAAATGTTCCACCAATTCCTGTTTTCtaatgcattttattttatggcTTTTCAGGGATATAGAGTACCTTTTGCCTGTGTTATTATGGACACCAACACCAATATGAAAACTCAAAGATGGAAATTGCCAGAGTTTCGTAAACGTTTTATGAAACAATGGTAAGATGCATACCAATACCagaatattattgtaatttctcgtgttacattcaattattttagcCCTGTCTTGTGTGTCACGTTAACTGATTATCAAGTTGTTAATTGTTGTAGCTTGGAAGGTGTAGTGAATCAAAGTGATGAACCTTCGACATCTGGGCTTGTTCGACAACTGGAAAGATTTGAGCTGAAACTGAATGGTGCTGCGGACAATGAGGtatatattttgggattgtGGGAACAAAGTTACAATTTTTGTTATCTGGAAAGAATTCACTTTCAAATTGATAATTTCTTCATTGCATCTCATTCTCAACAAATTTATGTATTCTAATTCCATGTGAAGAATTCGTTTTGAAAACTATAATAGTCTTATCGAGTTCGTGATCTGCATCTATTTGCAGGCTGAGTACTGTCATTGGTTATCTAAAAAGACAAAGGAACTATTTTCACAACCACCAATGAATGCTGAATCCAAACCTTGTCTCTCAAACTCTAATGCCTCAGGGGAAGTCTTCCCTGCTCAAGGTATTGAGATGTGCAAAGCTTGTTCTCTTTGATGCTCCCATGGAAACTTTTCATGACCTACTCCCATCAACTCCCAATAATATACTTGCACCAACATGTGTGATTTTTTCTAGGTTTAATGATCATGTTTACCTATTCTATTTCAGAAACTGGAAAATCTGCAAATACGGATTGGAAGGAGCAGGTTTACCAAGAGGTAATGAAGAAGTTGtttctcttcactttcttttcCTTCTACCTTGATATTGAATGCATAttccatcattttttttaaattttctaacgTGCACTGCAAAAGATATACATTTTTTGTAACTGTATATTGGTCCTTTTAATTGCAGATTCAAAAGATGAATAGTGcctatttttcaaaagtttatgtCTCTTATCTAGAGATGAATAAGGCGCTTCAACAGGTTGGTGATTGATTCAAGCAAACTATGATCCTAGatttacacatttttttcttgttatcactaatcttttatatttatgttaaatttcttCAGCTTGCGTCTTTTCCTCAAGGATCAAATACAAATCTTTTGGAAAAActgataaagaaaatgaaacaaacagaaTGTGTTTTGGCACTCTTCAAATTGAAGAAATGCCAAATAACCACCGATACCAAGAAGATTCTAGATGAAGCAGAAAAGTTTGTAGAATCTAATTTTTCCCCAAAGAATGTTTCTTCCCATCATCAAGGTCCATCACATTCTGGTATTTCTCcattgaaaataattgaaacGAAACCATCACAACAAGCATGGGAAACACAGAACTACTATATAAGGAAGGATGTTTCTGGGGAAAACAAGCCCTGCTTAAAAGAGAAGCAAGTGAAAATAATGGAAACGAAACCATCAACTCAAGTATTGGGAACACAGAATTTTCATATATGGAAGGATGTTTCTCAGCAAACCAAGCCGCAGCAAGCGAAAATAATAGAAACGAAATCATCAGCTCAAGTATTGGGAGcacagaatttttatatatggAAGGATGTTTCTCAGCAAACCAAGCCGCAGcaagaaaaaataatagaaaccAATCCACCAACTCAAGTATTGGGAACACAGAATTTTCAAATATGGAAGGATGTTTCTCAGCAAATCAAGCCGCAGCaagagaaaataatagaaacGAAAACATCAACTCAAGTATTGGGCACACAGAATTCTCAGCAAGCGAAAATAATAGAAACGAATCCATTACCCCAACCATTGGGAACACAGAATTCCTGTATATGGAAGGATGTCTCTCATCAAAACAAGCCATGCTTAAAGGAGCAGCAATTAAAAATAGTAGAAGCGAAACCATCAACACAACAATTGGGACCACAGAACTCTAGTATATTGAACCTTGTTTCTCAGCAAAACAAGCCATGCTTAAAAGAGCAGCAAGTGGAAAAACAATATAGGAATTTCCCACAGCATGTAGATCAAGTGTCTAACATGAAAGGTACATCTATTAATTCaggtttttttttaatcagCTAGAGTTGTACATTTTTATGCTATATTTTCCATGTTATCTGTGCTTACTGGCAAAtgttttttacaatttttcaaACTCAGGTCCTGACAATGCCGTACAGAAGCAAGCCCAAGGTTCAGAGAAAGCAAGTGAAGCATTGAGGGTCAGTGTAAACAGTCTGGAGACTTCAGCTTCACCCTTGACAGAAAACTGCAATAAGCTTAAAGAATTTTCTGATAAATCTACGCTGAATTTTGATGAGCCAAGTGATGAAGTGAAGCGCATTCTTAAAGTGGTTGGTCTAAAACTTCTGGTTTCCATGCTTCTTATTTGCATTTctttaaatcataaaaagtGGTTGTCCTAAATTCTATTATTGTGATATACTTCTAGTTAGCCGTCATATCACCTGAAGCATTGAGCGCATCAGTTAATGAAATGAGAGACGCAGTCTATTTGAATGATGTGATGGCAACTTCAGAGTTCTTAGATGAACCACGAGAGATGGTTCAACAACAAAACCAACCGGACCTCATTGCACAAACTGGGAAAAGTGAGGCATTTTCACAAGCTGGTAGGAAAAGGTCTCGAAGCCACAGTTTCAACCAGTTGTCTGATGCTGAGGAACCTGACTGGACTTCAGTcgcatataaaaaaaagaagccAAGAATTTTGGTAATATACCTTCATTCTAGTTTTTTtccactaatttttttttcacaaatgcACTCTActgaataataatatatcattattttgtttagtaAATTCTGCAACTCTAAATGCACTACTTAGGTATCTGTTTCTTAATTTCTGCATTCCTTAACATTAGCATTGGTAACTCTAGCAGGAAAATTCTTCTCTTTTAGAAGAATTAAAGGAGATCAACCATCGATTGGTAGACAGTGTGATTGTTGTTGGAGAAAATGTCAGCTTTCTTAAAGCGCCGGGAGTAGCGGCTGAGGATAGTGAAGGGTTGGTTATCGAATTCCTTTTCAATGCAGTATCGTTCAATATGAACGTAGAATCTCATACTTTTGCAGATAAAAAGGTGAATACTTTATATTCTGTTATGAACTTTGCACACATTGATTTTTTGTGTTCTGTTATATTAACCATGAATATTTGTCATGCAGTCAATAATCAAACCATTAAGGTTGTTCGTTCCTACAAATTATCCAACTTCTTTGCCTGTTATTGTAGACAAAGAGCTGTCAGAAGTCAGGTTAGATATTAAGATGattttcttctatttatatTCTTAAGCAGTTATTCATTATCAAGTCATGTTTGTAAAATTATGACTATGAAACTATTTGAATGTCAGAAATATTGGATCCTATAAATATTAAGTTTCATATTTCATCAACAAGAATTTTATCTCGATAGTTTAAATCTCCCTTGATTCCTTTTTATTCAACTTCAACAGTACTGAATGCCAGAAAGACCTATCAACAATAGCAAAATCAAAGCTGATTCGCTTTCTGAGATGCTTGGATCGGACATGGTCACTTGAGGATATAGCAATGTCATGGGAACGTTGTGCCAGAGAAACAGTTCTTGAGTGTGCAAAAACCTTTGGAGGAGAAACTTTTAGCTCAATATATGGAGAGTGGGAAAATTATCAAACTGAAGTCATGTCTTGAATAGATCAatcatatacttttttattttgcaaGGCATGTCTTTAACAGCTCCACAGTAGAATATAGCTTTAGAGTCAAGTTGATACAAAACAATCAGTTTTGTCCGAATTTGATAATAtgtatatacaaattttttgaCTGATTATTTCTGATAAACTCTtccttcaattacttttttTGCATTCACAAGATTCAAATAGCATAAAATCTTGCTTTAATAAGATGCAGTCCGGTACCACTCAGTCTAATACACAACTTTTCAAAGaaattttctaaaaatcaaTTGGTATATGGAagatatttgttgtttataaTTGCCAACAAGACTTAGGAGCCAAGATTAATTTATTAGaagatttaaagtttaaataatttgCCTATGGATGTCTTTCAAAGACAGTGTGCAAACCAACacagtttaaaataattttgttaacattaTAATATTGTACATGTTCTCTCATGTATTTTGAAGTTGTTATAAGAAAATTGCTAATTAACGACAACAAAATCTATTGGTGGTAGGGTACTAAGAGCAtatgagaggaaaaagaaagagtaaagTTAATAATAGTTAGTTAGTAGGGATGGGAGTCTATATAAGAGGGTGAGGAACTCTTGTAAGAGTTTGGTTTTTGTTAATTCATTTACATAGACAGGACATTTTATATCCTTTGGAGGGGAGTACTCCCTTGGAGGTTTGGTGTGTACATTGTTACAGAAGAAAtatacaattttctttcttcttttacagAACTGATTTGAGGACAGTTCTGGGGAGCGAGCGGGGAGCGAGCGGGGAGCGAAGGAGTTGAAGGTGAGATTCTTGCTTGTAGAGGCTAACACCTCGTACAATGTTCTACTTGGCCGACCCTATCTGATGCCTTTGGAGCGATAGTTTTGACCCCTCACTTGACGATGAAGTATCCATCGGAGGATGCTAGCATTTGCACAGTTCGAGCTGATCAGAAGGTAGCTCGAGAATGCTACGCGATCAGATTAAAAGTGCAGCCCTGGGTTCCATGGCAGAAGATAAGAAGGTCAGAGGTAGCAATGATAGACCTGGATCCAAGGACCAATACAGACGATCGGATGGAACCACTTGGTGAAATATAGTCGTTCGTGTTGGGTAGGACGGCAGAACACAGTACCTCCATTAGGAGCGATCTCGATGAAGATGATGCGAGAGAGATTGACAGAGTATTGAGGGTGAATAGCTATTTTATCCACACCATATTTGCctcttcattattttctttctcctatgatttatattcttttttctcttcttcgaCCTCTAACCACAGGTGTTGTTGTGGCCTACATGGCTGCTCTATGACTACATTGTTCACACTTTGTCGTTGACTTCAGTTACTCCTCATTCTCTTACCCACTTATGAAAAATCTCATCACCTAGGCAAATAATTTGATGTTCTTTTTACCAACTCATTTATTGATAGAAAATTTGTCAGACCTCATTTCAAACGCATCCAAAACCCCTCTGGGAATTTCA
The Vigna angularis cultivar LongXiaoDou No.4 chromosome 5, ASM1680809v1, whole genome shotgun sequence genome window above contains:
- the LOC128196598 gene encoding mediator of RNA polymerase II transcription subunit 15a-like; translation: MDTNTNMKTQRWKLPEFRKRFMKQCLEGVVNQSDEPSTSGLVRQLERFELKLNGAADNEAEYCHWLSKKTKELFSQPPMNAESKPCLSNSNASGEVFPAQETGKSANTDWKEQVYQEIQKMNSAYFSKVYVSYLEMNKALQQLASFPQGSNTNLLEKLIKKMKQTECVLALFKLKKCQITTDTKKILDEAEKFVESNFSPKNVSSHHQGPSHSGISPLKIIETKPSQQAWETQNYYIRKDVSGENKPCLKEKQVKIMETKPSTQVLGTQNFHIWKDVSQQTKPQQAKIIETKSSAQVLGAQNFYIWKDVSQQTKPQQEKIIETNPPTQVLGTQNFQIWKDVSQQIKPQQEKIIETKTSTQVLGTQNSQQAKIIETNPLPQPLGTQNSCIWKDVSHQNKPCLKEQQLKIVEAKPSTQQLGPQNSSILNLVSQQNKPCLKEQQVEKQYRNFPQHVDQVSNMKGPDNAVQKQAQGSEKASEALRVSVNSLETSASPLTENCNKLKEFSDKSTLNFDEPSDEVKRILKVLAVISPEALSASVNEMRDAVYLNDVMATSEFLDEPREMVQQQNQPDLIAQTGKSEAFSQAGRKRSRSHSFNQLSDAEEPDWTSVAYKKKKPRILENSSLLEELKEINHRLVDSVIVVGENVSFLKAPGVAAEDSEGLVIEFLFNAVSFNMNVESHTFADKKSIIKPLRLFVPTNYPTSLPVIVDKELSEVSTECQKDLSTIAKSKLIRFLRCLDRTWSLEDIAMSWERCARETVLECAKTFGGETFSSIYGEWENYQTEVMS